In the genome of Hyphomonas sp. Mor2, one region contains:
- a CDS encoding Do family serine endopeptidase has product MIYTNSMTKHVSKLLVAVVFVLVALVVLLVSPLYGSAKAQGFWEKAVPETQAQIELSYAPLVKDVSPAVVNVYTKKTVQRRASIQEMMFGNRFGGSRTQSSLGSGVIMGDEGIIVTNNHVIDGADEIVVVLADRREYPAELILADERTDLAVLRADVEGAELPTLDYADTRGVEVGDLVLAVGNPFGVGQTVTTGIISATARTDVGVSDYAFFLQTDAAVNPGNSGGALVNTRGELVGINTAIFSRSGGSNGIGFAIPSEMVRRVVDAAVNEGTIVRPWLGLKGQSVTFDIAKAQGLDRPLGVIVSEVYEDGPADQAGLRRGDLVLTIDDREVFDERGLKFLAATKSPGEDVALKVLRGGTEQVILTRLAPPPGASEAERILLDGRHPFAGVEVVELSPRLAEEIGYADSFASGIIVTRMSRRAYRMRLFQPRDIITKIDGQPIETLDDLNNALDRPAGRWDIEIERNGRKISGSVTV; this is encoded by the coding sequence ATGATCTATACAAACTCTATGACAAAACACGTATCCAAGCTTCTGGTCGCCGTGGTCTTCGTCCTGGTGGCCCTGGTCGTGCTGCTTGTGAGCCCGCTTTATGGCTCGGCCAAGGCCCAGGGATTCTGGGAAAAAGCTGTGCCCGAAACCCAGGCGCAGATCGAACTGTCCTACGCACCGCTCGTGAAAGACGTCTCACCTGCCGTGGTCAATGTTTACACCAAGAAGACCGTGCAGCGCCGGGCCTCGATCCAGGAAATGATGTTCGGTAACCGTTTCGGCGGATCGCGCACGCAAAGCTCTCTCGGGTCCGGTGTGATCATGGGAGATGAGGGCATCATCGTGACCAACAATCACGTCATTGACGGCGCAGATGAGATCGTCGTGGTTCTGGCCGACCGTCGCGAATACCCGGCCGAATTGATCCTCGCTGATGAACGGACCGATCTCGCCGTGCTGCGCGCCGACGTCGAAGGGGCCGAGCTGCCGACGCTCGATTATGCCGATACACGCGGCGTGGAAGTGGGCGACCTCGTGCTCGCCGTCGGGAACCCGTTCGGGGTGGGTCAGACCGTGACAACCGGGATCATTTCCGCCACGGCGCGAACCGATGTCGGCGTCTCCGATTATGCCTTCTTCCTGCAGACCGATGCGGCCGTGAATCCAGGCAATTCAGGCGGCGCGCTGGTGAACACGCGCGGCGAGCTGGTAGGCATCAATACAGCCATCTTCTCGCGCTCCGGCGGCTCCAACGGGATCGGCTTTGCGATCCCGTCCGAAATGGTGCGACGGGTGGTCGACGCGGCCGTCAATGAAGGCACGATCGTCCGTCCCTGGCTCGGCCTGAAAGGCCAATCTGTGACCTTTGACATCGCCAAGGCGCAGGGGCTTGATCGCCCGCTCGGCGTGATCGTTTCCGAGGTCTATGAGGATGGTCCAGCCGACCAGGCAGGGCTGCGCCGCGGCGACCTGGTCCTGACGATTGATGATCGGGAAGTGTTCGATGAGCGCGGTCTGAAATTCCTTGCCGCCACGAAATCGCCGGGCGAAGACGTGGCGCTCAAGGTTCTGCGTGGGGGCACGGAACAAGTCATTCTGACCCGCCTGGCGCCCCCGCCCGGAGCAAGCGAAGCCGAGCGTATCCTGCTCGACGGACGTCACCCCTTCGCCGGTGTCGAAGTCGTCGAGCTTTCGCCGCGTCTGGCTGAAGAGATTGGCTATGCTGACTCTTTTGCCAGCGGCATAATCGTCACCCGCATGTCACGCCGAGCCTATCGTATGCGTCTCTTCCAACCGCGCGACATCATCACCAAGATTGATGGCCAGCCGATCGAGACGCTGGATGATCTGAACAATGCACTGGATCGGCCCGCCGGGCGCTGGGACATTGAGATTGAACGTAACGGGCGCAAGATCAGCGGCAGCGTCACGGTCTAG
- a CDS encoding MFS transporter: MTSTASATGSKPGLFTRIAYGVGGAAGGIKNNGFDYVLLLFYSQVLGLPGLWVAAAIWIALIVDAVSDPVVGYWSDNLRSSMGRRHPFLYAAALPAAVAYFFVWNPPAGLEGQPLFAWLLTLTIIVRVGYTLFEVPSLSLSAELSQDYDVRTSLMSFRYFFAWVGGLTVQVMLFAVFLQPSEGDPQGFFHLPGWNLYGLVGASCILVAILITAFGTHHRIPHLKSPPPERDLTIGKIFGEIWETLSNPSFRALFVATLFGLLATGISATLNQYINGFFWNFTGDQIAVLTFAVYLSAIMALALAPLAGRIWGKKRAAIAIGIMAFTLAPAPVFARLLGLLPANGTPELFYIILVITVFDIALIIAYQMLAASMVTDIVEESELQTGRRSEGTFFAGITFIRKLSQGVGVMTASLILAFAAIAPGVRPEEASGDSVARLGFGYAATLLTVWMLMLLAISFYKISREDHAKNLAMLAGKDFE, from the coding sequence ATGACAAGCACTGCGAGCGCGACGGGATCGAAGCCCGGATTGTTCACGCGTATAGCATATGGCGTTGGGGGCGCCGCAGGCGGAATCAAGAATAACGGGTTCGATTACGTCCTGTTGCTGTTTTACAGCCAGGTGCTGGGATTACCCGGATTGTGGGTGGCGGCCGCCATTTGGATCGCGCTGATCGTCGATGCCGTCTCTGATCCGGTTGTCGGCTATTGGTCGGATAATCTCAGATCCAGCATGGGGCGGCGACATCCTTTCCTCTATGCTGCAGCTCTTCCGGCGGCGGTGGCTTACTTCTTCGTCTGGAACCCGCCGGCCGGTCTTGAAGGGCAGCCGCTTTTCGCCTGGCTGCTGACACTCACCATTATCGTGCGGGTGGGGTACACCTTGTTCGAGGTCCCGAGCCTCAGCCTGTCTGCTGAGCTGTCGCAGGATTATGATGTTCGCACATCGCTGATGTCGTTTCGGTATTTCTTTGCCTGGGTCGGGGGACTGACCGTCCAGGTCATGCTGTTCGCGGTGTTCCTGCAGCCAAGTGAGGGCGATCCGCAGGGGTTTTTCCACTTGCCCGGCTGGAACCTGTACGGTCTCGTCGGAGCCTCGTGCATCCTGGTCGCCATCCTGATCACGGCGTTTGGAACCCACCACCGCATCCCGCATCTGAAGAGCCCACCGCCGGAGCGGGATCTGACCATTGGCAAGATCTTCGGAGAAATCTGGGAAACGCTCTCGAATCCATCCTTCCGCGCGCTTTTCGTGGCCACCTTGTTCGGTCTTCTGGCCACCGGAATTTCGGCGACGTTGAACCAGTATATCAATGGCTTTTTCTGGAACTTCACAGGCGACCAGATCGCGGTCTTGACGTTCGCCGTCTATCTCTCTGCGATCATGGCTCTGGCTCTGGCGCCTCTGGCAGGGCGTATCTGGGGGAAAAAGCGCGCGGCGATTGCGATCGGGATCATGGCGTTCACGCTGGCGCCGGCTCCGGTTTTTGCACGCCTCCTGGGGCTCTTGCCTGCGAATGGAACGCCGGAGTTGTTCTACATCATTCTGGTTATCACCGTCTTCGATATCGCCCTGATCATCGCTTACCAGATGCTGGCCGCGTCAATGGTGACGGACATTGTTGAAGAGAGCGAGCTGCAAACCGGACGGCGCTCTGAAGGAACGTTCTTTGCGGGCATCACCTTTATCCGCAAACTGTCTCAGGGTGTGGGCGTGATGACGGCCTCCCTGATCCTGGCTTTCGCAGCAATTGCACCGGGGGTCCGGCCCGAAGAAGCGAGCGGCGACTCCGTCGCGCGGCTTGGATTCGGGTATGCGGCGACGTTGCTGACGGTCTGGATGCTGATGTTGCTCGCGATCTCGTTCTACAAGATCAGCCGGGAAGATCATGCGAAAAATCTGGCGATGCTGGCCGGAAAAGACTTCGAATAA
- a CDS encoding MFS transporter, which translates to MADASAPKAGIWTKIAYGSGAAANGIRNNGFEYFLLFYYSQVLGVDSALVGATLMIALFVDGLSDPIVGYWSDNLKTRWGRRHPFMYLAIIPVAVSYVMAWNPPAGLTGNALFPYLLMITIVVRVCYTFYEVPSSALVAELTDDYDERTSFLSFRYVFGWTGGVAIAAYTLAFLLVETETYGSGFLNIDGYRRYGTIAAIAIVASMLLCAVGTHRHIPNLRKPPDSGQITLGRVFREIGESLSSTSFQGLFFAALFGFMAAGVAASLNYYINGFYWEFTTAQTSLLTVSVFASAAIALVLAPLVSKRLGKKRGAIIIGAVAFSVAPMPVMLRLIGVMPPNGTDLLFGIILGVTVIDVALIITYQIISASMIADIVEENELKTGRRSEGIYFAGISFMRKLARGSGLFIASIVLAAAELSRNIQPGDVPVETLQMLGAGYAFGLLALWSTAIAFLFRYQISREDHEANLQALKQNRETVSKVE; encoded by the coding sequence ATGGCGGACGCATCGGCGCCCAAAGCCGGTATTTGGACCAAGATCGCTTACGGCTCGGGCGCCGCGGCGAATGGCATCCGGAACAATGGTTTCGAGTATTTTCTGCTGTTCTATTACAGCCAGGTTCTAGGGGTCGATTCAGCGCTGGTCGGCGCGACCTTGATGATCGCCTTGTTCGTGGACGGGCTCTCTGATCCGATTGTGGGCTATTGGTCGGACAATCTGAAAACACGATGGGGTCGGCGCCATCCGTTCATGTATCTGGCCATCATTCCGGTGGCCGTTTCTTATGTCATGGCCTGGAATCCGCCGGCAGGCCTGACCGGCAACGCGCTGTTTCCTTATCTGTTGATGATCACGATCGTCGTGCGCGTCTGTTACACGTTCTATGAAGTGCCGAGCAGCGCGCTGGTGGCCGAACTGACCGATGATTATGACGAGCGCACTTCCTTTCTCTCATTCCGTTATGTGTTCGGGTGGACCGGTGGGGTCGCCATTGCGGCCTACACACTGGCCTTCCTGCTCGTCGAAACCGAGACCTATGGCAGCGGTTTTCTCAATATCGATGGCTATCGCCGGTACGGAACAATTGCGGCCATTGCGATCGTTGCGTCCATGCTGCTTTGCGCGGTCGGAACGCACCGGCATATTCCCAATCTGCGCAAACCTCCTGATAGCGGGCAAATTACGCTGGGCCGGGTGTTTCGCGAGATTGGCGAGAGCCTTTCGAGCACGTCGTTTCAAGGCTTGTTCTTCGCGGCCTTGTTCGGATTCATGGCGGCCGGCGTCGCGGCGTCTCTCAACTATTACATAAATGGCTTCTACTGGGAGTTCACGACGGCCCAGACCAGCTTGCTGACCGTGTCGGTGTTCGCCTCAGCCGCGATCGCGCTGGTGCTCGCCCCGCTGGTGTCAAAACGCCTCGGTAAGAAACGTGGTGCCATTATCATTGGCGCGGTGGCGTTTTCCGTTGCGCCAATGCCGGTGATGTTGCGATTGATCGGGGTCATGCCGCCCAATGGCACCGACCTTCTGTTCGGTATCATTCTCGGTGTGACGGTAATCGATGTGGCCTTGATCATCACCTATCAAATCATCTCGGCCTCGATGATCGCCGATATCGTGGAAGAGAATGAGCTGAAAACCGGTCGCCGGTCAGAGGGGATCTATTTCGCCGGGATCAGCTTCATGCGCAAACTGGCGCGAGGCAGCGGTCTGTTCATCGCTTCGATCGTGCTGGCAGCGGCAGAACTCTCGCGAAATATTCAGCCTGGAGACGTTCCAGTCGAGACGCTTCAAATGCTCGGTGCGGGATATGCGTTCGGGCTGCTGGCGCTGTGGAGTACCGCAATTGCTTTCCTGTTCCGCTATCAGATCTCGCGAGAGGATCACGAGGCCAATCTGCAGGCGCTCAAGCAAAACCGCGAGACTGTCAGCAAAGTTGAGTAA
- a CDS encoding acyl-CoA dehydrogenase family protein, which yields MDLSFTPEDLAFQKEVRDWIAENYSDDLRRRNALSKTNYLDKEGMVEWQKKLDDQGWFVVNWPEEYGGPGLTASQRYILNMEMSAAGTPATTPMGKSMVAPVIMAFGNDKQKAEHLPKIKRTDIWWCQGYSEPGSGSDLASLQMSAVRDGDEYVLNGSKIWTTHAQWADWIFCLVRTSKEGKPQEGISFLIFPMDLPGISISALPTLDGPTENQQEINQVFFEDVRVKIDDALIGEENKGWTYAKYLLQFERGNAYAPGLKSMLSKTKKLASVEQSNGEPLIKDPDFARKIAAMEIKIESLNATELRIFSALAAGQGVGPESSMLKCAGSEVQQEITELSLEAVGGYSAPFVQDMFAVARSGANSDLATPEVAATVAPRYFNYRKASIYAGSNEIQRNIMSKMVLGL from the coding sequence ATGGATCTCTCATTTACACCCGAAGACCTCGCCTTCCAAAAGGAAGTCCGCGACTGGATCGCGGAGAATTACTCGGATGATCTGCGCCGCCGCAATGCGCTGTCCAAGACCAATTATCTGGACAAGGAAGGTATGGTCGAATGGCAGAAGAAGCTCGATGACCAAGGCTGGTTTGTCGTAAACTGGCCGGAAGAATATGGTGGTCCGGGCCTGACGGCGAGCCAACGCTATATCCTCAATATGGAAATGTCGGCGGCCGGGACGCCAGCCACCACACCAATGGGCAAATCCATGGTCGCGCCGGTGATCATGGCGTTTGGCAATGACAAGCAAAAGGCTGAACACCTGCCCAAGATCAAACGCACCGACATCTGGTGGTGTCAGGGTTATTCCGAGCCAGGCTCCGGGTCCGATCTCGCGTCCCTGCAAATGAGCGCTGTGCGCGATGGCGACGAATATGTGCTGAATGGCTCCAAGATCTGGACGACGCATGCGCAATGGGCCGACTGGATCTTCTGCCTGGTGCGAACGTCGAAAGAAGGCAAGCCGCAGGAGGGCATCAGCTTCCTGATTTTCCCCATGGATCTTCCCGGGATTTCGATATCCGCCCTGCCGACTCTTGATGGGCCGACTGAGAACCAACAGGAGATCAATCAGGTCTTCTTCGAAGATGTCCGCGTCAAGATCGATGACGCGCTGATCGGCGAAGAAAACAAAGGCTGGACCTATGCGAAATACCTGCTGCAGTTCGAACGCGGCAATGCCTATGCGCCGGGTCTGAAAAGCATGCTGTCCAAGACCAAGAAGCTGGCCAGCGTCGAGCAATCGAATGGCGAACCCCTGATCAAGGATCCGGATTTTGCGCGCAAGATTGCGGCGATGGAAATCAAGATCGAGTCGCTGAACGCCACCGAACTTCGGATCTTCTCGGCGCTCGCCGCCGGGCAAGGCGTCGGGCCGGAAAGTTCGATGCTGAAATGCGCCGGATCTGAAGTCCAGCAAGAGATCACCGAACTGTCACTGGAAGCGGTTGGCGGCTATTCCGCGCCCTTCGTTCAGGACATGTTTGCTGTGGCGCGATCGGGTGCCAATAGCGACCTCGCAACGCCGGAAGTCGCCGCCACCGTGGCGCCGAGATATTTCAACTATCGCAAGGCATCGATCTATGCCGGATCGAACGAGATCCAGCGCAACATCATGTCAAAGATGGTGCTCGGGCTTTAG
- a CDS encoding putative quinol monooxygenase has product MIGVVATLEIQDGKQADFEATAKDLMAKVKANEPGCLTYQLYKAKGSDTTYIFMEQYASGEALAAHGQTDYFKAAQPSLGACLAGAPKIDMYDIVE; this is encoded by the coding sequence ATGATTGGTGTCGTCGCGACCCTGGAGATCCAGGATGGAAAACAAGCGGATTTCGAAGCCACTGCCAAAGACCTGATGGCGAAGGTGAAAGCGAATGAGCCAGGGTGCCTGACCTATCAGCTCTACAAGGCCAAAGGCTCAGACACGACGTACATTTTCATGGAGCAGTATGCTTCTGGCGAAGCCCTCGCGGCACATGGCCAGACCGATTATTTCAAGGCCGCTCAGCCAAGCCTCGGCGCGTGCCTCGCAGGTGCCCCGAAAATCGATATGTACGACATCGTCGAATAG
- a CDS encoding DUF937 domain-containing protein codes for MAGLLDLLAGPQVQPAKQQLGQQFGLNEDMTQKAMAALIPALAAGLKSNAGKQGGAEALLEALNKGSHGRYLDEPERLGRPETRDEGNGILGHLLGSKEVSRAVASRAAEKTGLGDDLLKQMLPVVATMVMGSLAKKSEEPDTLSQLAGMLGGQAQAPQKSGGLGGLLGGLFGGSQKPQPAQKDGMGLLGALFDADRDGSAMDDIFDMVLKQRR; via the coding sequence ATGGCAGGATTACTGGATCTACTGGCCGGGCCACAGGTGCAGCCAGCCAAACAACAACTCGGTCAACAATTTGGTCTCAACGAGGACATGACGCAGAAGGCAATGGCGGCGCTGATTCCCGCGCTGGCGGCCGGGCTGAAGTCAAACGCTGGCAAGCAAGGCGGCGCCGAGGCCTTGCTGGAGGCGCTCAACAAGGGCTCGCATGGTCGCTATCTGGATGAGCCTGAACGGCTCGGGCGGCCTGAGACCCGCGATGAAGGCAATGGCATTCTTGGCCATTTGCTCGGCTCCAAGGAGGTCAGTCGCGCAGTGGCCAGCCGCGCCGCGGAGAAAACCGGCCTCGGCGATGACCTCCTCAAGCAGATGCTGCCCGTGGTCGCGACCATGGTCATGGGCTCGCTCGCCAAGAAAAGCGAGGAGCCGGATACGCTCTCGCAACTCGCCGGCATGTTGGGCGGCCAGGCTCAGGCCCCGCAAAAAAGCGGGGGACTTGGGGGATTGCTGGGCGGTCTGTTCGGGGGTTCGCAGAAGCCTCAACCTGCGCAGAAGGACGGAATGGGCCTGCTCGGCGCCTTGTTCGATGCCGATCGCGATGGCTCCGCCATGGACGATATTTTCGACATGGTGCTGAAACAGCGCCGTTAG
- the dusA gene encoding tRNA dihydrouridine(20/20a) synthase DusA, with product MLSKETYRFSVAPMMDWTDRHCRAFHRVLSKRALLWTEMVTADAVIHGDRERLIGFSDEEHPVVLQLGGNEPDKMAEAARVAEAFGYDEVNINCGCPSDRVQSGAFGACLMREPETVAACVSAMRAAVSIPVTVKCRIAIDEDPPRETLFGFVDRVAEAGCEVFTVHARKAWLKGLSPKENREIPPLDYGLVAELKQARPDLTLVLNGGIKTLDACRTHLETFDGVMLGRAAYQTPALLGDVDHTLFDPALAPMDPIEAIARYRPYMAAQLEQGARLSSMTRHMLGLFNGQPGVRLWRRTLSEKGPKPGAGLEVLDEALEAISLREVAC from the coding sequence ATGCTCAGCAAAGAGACATACAGATTCAGCGTCGCCCCTATGATGGACTGGACCGACCGCCATTGCCGCGCGTTTCATCGCGTGCTTTCCAAGCGCGCGCTGCTTTGGACTGAGATGGTAACCGCCGATGCGGTGATCCATGGCGATCGTGAGCGTCTGATCGGGTTTTCCGATGAAGAGCATCCTGTCGTCCTGCAGCTCGGCGGCAATGAGCCAGACAAGATGGCCGAAGCCGCGCGGGTCGCTGAAGCGTTTGGATATGACGAGGTCAATATCAATTGCGGGTGCCCCTCTGACCGGGTGCAGTCCGGTGCCTTCGGGGCGTGCCTCATGCGTGAGCCAGAGACGGTCGCCGCGTGCGTTTCTGCCATGCGCGCAGCCGTGTCTATTCCGGTGACCGTGAAGTGCCGTATCGCCATAGACGAGGACCCGCCGCGCGAAACGCTGTTCGGATTTGTTGACCGGGTGGCAGAGGCGGGCTGCGAAGTGTTCACGGTGCACGCCCGCAAAGCCTGGCTCAAGGGGCTCAGCCCGAAGGAGAATCGGGAGATTCCGCCCCTCGACTATGGATTGGTTGCTGAGCTGAAACAGGCGCGCCCGGACCTGACTCTTGTCCTGAATGGCGGGATCAAGACGCTGGACGCGTGTCGGACCCATCTGGAAACGTTTGATGGCGTGATGCTGGGCCGGGCAGCTTATCAGACGCCAGCACTTCTTGGTGATGTGGACCATACGCTTTTCGATCCGGCGCTGGCGCCCATGGACCCGATCGAAGCTATCGCCCGCTATCGTCCGTACATGGCGGCGCAATTGGAGCAGGGGGCGCGCTTGTCATCCATGACCCGGCACATGCTTGGTCTGTTCAATGGACAGCCCGGGGTACGGTTGTGGCGTCGCACGCTGAGCGAAAAAGGTCCGAAACCTGGCGCCGGTCTGGAGGTTCTCGACGAAGCGCTGGAAGCGATTTCGCTGCGCGAGGTTGCTTGTTGA
- a CDS encoding isovaleryl-CoA dehydrogenase, translating into MTVPYPTLQFGLSEEAEMIRDTVHRFAQDEIAPIAAEVDASNQFPRHLWPKMGELGLHGITVSEEDGGTGLGYLEHTIAVEEISRASASVGLSYGAHSNLCINQLRRWGNEAQKAKHLPGLISGEHLGSLAMSEPNAGSDVVSMKLNAQAVQGGYLLNGNKMWITNAPTADTLLVYAKTDPNGGSKGISAFLITPDMEGFTTAQKLDKLGMRGSDTCELVFEDCVVPEENLVGEVGQGAEILMSGLDYERVVLSGCSLGIMQAVLDAVLPYIHEREQFGKPIGTFQLMQGKLADMYVTLSTARAYSYAVAAACDRGETTRKDAAGCILYAAEKATQMALEGIQMLGGNGYVNEYPTGRLLRDAKLMEIGAGTSEIRRWLIGRELFAETS; encoded by the coding sequence ATGACCGTTCCCTATCCCACCCTGCAATTTGGCCTGTCCGAAGAAGCGGAGATGATCCGTGACACGGTCCATCGCTTTGCCCAGGATGAGATTGCTCCGATCGCGGCCGAGGTCGATGCGAGCAATCAGTTCCCCCGCCATCTCTGGCCCAAAATGGGCGAGCTGGGGCTGCATGGCATCACCGTTAGCGAGGAAGATGGCGGCACCGGACTCGGATATCTGGAACACACGATTGCGGTCGAGGAAATCAGCCGCGCGTCGGCCTCTGTCGGCCTCTCCTATGGCGCCCATTCCAATCTCTGCATCAATCAGCTGCGACGTTGGGGGAATGAAGCACAGAAGGCGAAACACTTGCCTGGTCTGATTTCGGGTGAGCATCTTGGCTCCCTTGCCATGAGCGAACCGAATGCCGGTTCAGACGTGGTGTCGATGAAACTGAACGCACAAGCCGTTCAGGGCGGCTATCTGCTCAATGGCAACAAAATGTGGATCACCAATGCGCCCACCGCTGACACATTGCTGGTCTATGCCAAGACTGATCCGAATGGCGGTTCGAAAGGCATCTCGGCCTTCCTGATCACGCCCGATATGGAAGGCTTCACCACCGCGCAAAAGCTCGACAAGCTCGGCATGCGCGGGTCCGATACGTGTGAGCTGGTCTTTGAAGACTGCGTCGTCCCTGAGGAGAACCTGGTCGGCGAGGTCGGTCAAGGCGCTGAGATCCTGATGAGTGGTCTCGATTATGAGCGGGTTGTTCTGTCGGGCTGTTCGCTCGGCATCATGCAGGCTGTGCTCGATGCGGTCCTGCCCTACATTCACGAGCGCGAACAATTCGGCAAACCGATCGGCACATTCCAGCTGATGCAAGGCAAGCTCGCCGATATGTATGTCACCCTATCGACCGCGCGCGCCTATTCCTACGCCGTCGCGGCCGCCTGTGATCGCGGTGAGACGACGCGCAAGGACGCCGCTGGCTGCATCCTCTACGCCGCCGAGAAAGCCACCCAGATGGCCCTGGAAGGCATCCAGATGCTGGGCGGCAATGGCTATGTGAATGAATATCCAACCGGACGCTTGCTGCGCGATGCCAAACTGATGGAGATCGGCGCCGGTACGTCCGAGATCCGCCGCTGGCTGATTGGTCGCGAGCTGTTTGCTGAAACCTCGTAA
- a CDS encoding alpha-hydroxy acid oxidase, with the protein MNLNDCHNFADFRRLAKRRLPGPIFHYIDGAADDEVTYRRNTQAYEDVDLVPNVLAGVEEVDMSVEVMGQKLDMPLYCAPTALQRLFHHEGERAVARAATKFGTMFGISSLATVSAEEISDIAPGPKMFQFYFHKDKGVNAALLERARAAKFNVMALTVDTITGGNRERDLRNGFTAPPALTPASILSFATHPSWAWNFLTKDKFDMPHLAEATRGGGNTVSFVSHYFSNLLDQSMNWKDAEKLCADWNGQFALKGIMSVEDAKRAVDIGCTGIMVSNHGGRQLDGSRAPFDQLAEICDAVGDKIDVICEGGIQRGTHVLKALSVGAKAVSGGRLYLYALAAAGQPGVERALGNLRTEIERGMKLMGAKQVSDLTRENLRWR; encoded by the coding sequence ATGAATCTGAATGACTGCCACAATTTCGCGGACTTTCGGCGGCTCGCCAAAAGGCGGCTGCCGGGCCCGATCTTCCACTACATAGACGGCGCTGCCGACGATGAGGTGACGTATCGGCGCAACACTCAGGCCTATGAAGACGTGGACCTGGTACCGAACGTGCTGGCCGGCGTGGAAGAGGTCGACATGTCTGTCGAAGTCATGGGCCAGAAACTGGACATGCCGCTCTATTGCGCCCCGACGGCCCTGCAACGCCTGTTTCATCACGAAGGTGAACGCGCTGTGGCCCGCGCCGCAACCAAGTTCGGCACCATGTTCGGCATCTCATCCCTGGCCACGGTCAGCGCCGAGGAAATCTCCGACATCGCGCCCGGGCCAAAAATGTTCCAGTTCTATTTCCACAAGGACAAAGGCGTGAACGCAGCGTTGCTGGAGCGCGCGCGCGCGGCCAAGTTCAATGTCATGGCGCTGACCGTCGATACGATCACAGGGGGAAATCGCGAGCGGGATCTACGCAATGGATTTACCGCCCCGCCGGCCCTGACTCCTGCCTCAATTCTGAGTTTCGCGACGCATCCCAGCTGGGCCTGGAATTTCCTCACCAAGGACAAGTTCGACATGCCGCACCTCGCGGAAGCGACTCGCGGTGGAGGCAATACGGTGAGCTTTGTCAGTCACTATTTCTCAAACCTGCTGGACCAGTCGATGAACTGGAAAGACGCAGAGAAACTCTGCGCCGATTGGAATGGGCAGTTCGCCCTGAAAGGGATCATGAGCGTCGAAGACGCCAAACGCGCCGTCGATATTGGCTGCACCGGGATCATGGTTTCAAACCATGGCGGGCGACAGCTGGATGGCTCGCGCGCGCCGTTTGATCAGCTCGCCGAGATTTGTGACGCCGTCGGCGACAAGATTGATGTGATCTGCGAAGGCGGCATCCAGCGCGGCACCCACGTCCTGAAAGCGCTGTCGGTCGGCGCGAAAGCGGTTTCAGGCGGACGGCTGTATCTTTATGCCCTCGCCGCCGCCGGTCAGCCCGGCGTCGAACGCGCGCTTGGCAATCTGCGCACGGAGATCGAACGCGGAATGAAACTGATGGGCGCAAAGCAGGTGAGTGATCTCACCCGCGAGAATCTGCGCTGGCGTTAG
- a CDS encoding response regulator transcription factor — MAVTKTILLVDDDNELREALAEQFELYEGFTVLQAPNATQGVKMAEAERTDIILLDVDMPDMDGREACKVMRSRGVRAPIIMLTGQDSDADTILGLDSGANDYVTKPFKFSVLLARVRAHLRSFEQSEDATFDVGPYEFRPSMKLLVKEDDRKIRLTEKETNILKYLYRAGGKPVAREELLSEVWGYNAAVTTHTLETHIYRLRQKIEPDPGNARLLLTEAGGYRLSP; from the coding sequence ATGGCTGTGACAAAAACCATCCTGCTCGTGGACGATGACAATGAGCTGCGCGAGGCGCTCGCGGAACAATTTGAACTCTATGAAGGCTTTACGGTCCTTCAGGCCCCGAACGCCACGCAAGGCGTAAAAATGGCGGAGGCCGAACGCACCGATATCATTCTGCTCGACGTGGATATGCCGGACATGGATGGCCGTGAGGCCTGCAAGGTGATGCGCAGCCGGGGGGTTCGTGCGCCAATCATCATGCTGACGGGGCAGGACAGCGACGCTGACACGATCCTGGGGCTCGATAGCGGCGCCAATGATTATGTCACCAAGCCGTTCAAGTTCTCGGTGCTTCTGGCTCGCGTCCGGGCGCATTTGCGCAGCTTTGAGCAGAGCGAAGACGCCACGTTCGATGTCGGGCCGTATGAGTTCCGACCGAGCATGAAATTGCTGGTCAAGGAAGATGATCGCAAGATCCGCCTGACTGAGAAAGAGACCAATATTCTGAAATATCTGTACCGCGCCGGCGGCAAGCCGGTGGCGCGTGAAGAGCTCCTTTCAGAGGTTTGGGGCTATAATGCTGCGGTCACCACGCACACGTTGGAAACCCACATTTATCGCCTGCGTCAGAAGATCGAACCGGATCCGGGCAATGCGCGTTTGTTGCTGACCGAAGCCGGTGGCTATCGCCTTTCGCCTTAG